The Mercenaria mercenaria strain notata unplaced genomic scaffold, MADL_Memer_1 contig_870, whole genome shotgun sequence nucleotide sequence ATTAGAAATAACTATAAAGTGCAGAATGATTGCATTTTGGAATAGGTTAATGACAGGCAAACAAGATAAATTATCTTACcgtatatataattacatgttaatcttccaaattttgaatcaaaatggataaactaataaaaaaacatttttagacaaACTGGCAGAATGGATATCTGGTTAAATCAGCATGAActccaaaataaaaatataaagtacaTATAAAACGTACCTTGCTTGACCAAAATCTACAAAATTGGCAAGCATCTTTACAGAATTCAACAAAGGGTCTTaacttttcaatttataaagaaacaattGAATTGGGAAGTACCTAATAACACTGACTAAATATGAGTCATCCCGGGCTTATTAAATTTAGAACAGGTAACCACTTCTTCCAAATGAAACAGGAAGATGGGCAGGCCAAGATATTAATCAAAGAACATGTCCACTGTGTTTAAGTAGAGATGTGGCGGATGAGTTTCATTATCTACTAAAATGCCAGTTTTTCCATGAACAAAGAAAACTGCttattaaaagatattattatactagaacaaatatactgaaatataaagaactGCTTACATCCAGGTcaataaaggaattaaaaaacctCTGTAAGTTCATAAAAATTCTATTTCAGACACTTAAACGATAAAATTTGTACAcacaattattatatataatctGCCGCAACCGAATGAATaaatagtgaaaatatttaaaataaaaataatctataAGATATATGAAAAAACATTCCATACCGCATTGTATTTACCTGTAcaacttccttttttttttttttttttttttttttttttttttgtatatttttgtttgtttgtttgtttttgttttgaactgTGTTACTATCTCATAGAAGCATGAGATCTATATGAGCTTTGAATGTACACTATACAAGAAATTCTGTTCTGATTCcccattaaaaagtttattttatatttatataaggtaTGAAAAGTCTTGTAATAAGTGTAGGTTTTCATAATAAGCATACAGTAACCCTATGTTAGATTCTGCTCTGCtttgtaatgaaaaataataatgtgtaACAAAATTTCTAAAGTATGTACTCACAGGTCATGAATTGTACTGTTACATCATGCCTTGATTTTTCTGTTTTGACCACATACTGAGCATGTTGAGAGATGCAAAATTTATTCCAATGTTAATCAATACGAACATACACTTTCACACCGCGTCATATAgatttaaaaacactttttaattcCTTTTGAATTTACTTAAACGAAAATTCCTTGTCTATGAATAAATTGCACGCTTTTGACCCGTATCTGGGTTTCATACACAACTGACACAGTTTTAATTGACACAGCGCGTGACATAACGACCAATCAAAATAGATTATTTAAATAGAATTGTTTGGAAATCCAAAATTATAGTCTGTTTCTCTAGATCGCGTGTGcatcaaatatgtttaaaaaaaaaataggtcaaagtATTCATTCCCCCTCATTTCATTTCCTTGAATGAAATCCGCTTTTTAgtactttttcagtttttcatttttttttatttttctataatatattGTATCTTATATCTCAAGTCAATGTaaattttgtcttcttttttttttttttttgtagcttCTACACCATGTCACATTTTTCAGATATGTAATGTTTTACTGTATACTCTTGTGTCACTTTGTGATTTGAGTTTAATAAaggtaatgttgttgttgttgttgttaagtCTGTAGTTTCTTCAGATTTTACATGTTATTGACATCCATCGCTTCGTAATCATCAACATCTACCCCAGAGTCAGCTGACGGGGAAccatttttcaagtttttgaaattgtacatCTTTAAGTCTGAACAACCGAAAGCTCTTAAAATATCACAGATAGGCGTCACAAACACTCTGCCTTTAATACCACCTTCAACAATGCCGATAGCAACAGAATCATGATGGGCGTCTTCTATCAGCACCAAAGCCCCCGAGTCTCCGGGTTTTGCAAAAGGCTCCGATCCTATTTGCAGAACTACTAACTGATTTTTTAGACTATATCCGAAACTATGTTTATTTCCTTCCATTCTTTCTTTGCGAACAACTGCACCTTGTAAAGCAAAGCTCCCTCTAGTGATACCAGTCGCAATACCGTATTTGAACACTTCCGTTCTCGGGCTAATGGACGATGCTTCACAGACAACTCCCGAATTGTAAGTTAGCGGTCTGTTTTCATCAAAACCTGAAGACAATTTTCCAGATGTGAGACAAAAAAGTCAACAGTTCATAAAGGAGATGAATcatcaaaatatgcaaaaaatgttaaatgcagATCGAGGATTTGTAATTAAATTTACTTCCGAAACAATCTCATATTGGCTTTGTAGATACTGTGATAGATAAAACAGTTGAGATGCCGAAACAGAAATGTTCTCCACAAAGGTGGAAGGCTAGACCCAGAcgtaagttttaaaaataaaaaagtaacgaCTAAATCATCAATATGATACTATGACAACAGACTATACTTATCATTTACCCGGATCAAGATATTTAAACGAACTAACACTAGAAGAAATTGaagacaattttgaaaaaagaaatacatacttaaacaaccaagcaaaacataaagcaagatcaAATATAAAGCACAGGGAACATAAATAAGAAAAGCTGACCCACAAAATAGTCAAAAGGAATTATAAATACATATCATAATTGAGCATTGCCATGGAATGATAACATAAAATACTGTTCACAAAACTGTAATCAATTTTATTGAATCTAGATTAGAAAGAAAACGAATTGTGTTTCCTGCTGGAAAGACTAAGTTTTAAACTTAGATATTATTCTGTGGAAAATCTGTAACGTAGTTCAAATGCTACCAGTTGTACTTGCGTATAATATACTTAATATACTCAAAGAAAGAGAGGCATAGGCTATCATAATGTAATTCTAGTataattttggaaattaaaaaAGGTAGACATTTGCATGTTAAAACCAAAAGTGTACCTGCTTGTATTTCATTGAAAGCCATCGGGAAACTGCCGTCTTCTGGATGTCTTTCTTCTATGCGAAAAAGGGCTGCTTCCATCCCCGATGACGATTCATCACCGGACTTGTAAACGGCCATTACCACTCTACCACTATTACCACTGTTGATTTGTCATTCATTGGCTGAAACACTGGTTTACCCAAACCATCTTTGATACCACAATACTTGATAATGTTCATTTCTTCACTGGAACAAACGACGTGAGCACATGTGATCCCACACATCTTGTACATGGGATGGTTGATGAATCCTCCAAGAGTACCACCAAATAAATTACTACCATCAAAAATGTTTGCATGGATAGCCAGTCCCATCTTCAGGCGTTTGTGGAACTCGTTCGGTCCTCCGTTATATGTTTCGAACTTACCTTCCAGCACATCTATTTTAAATCCATCAAGTTCTTGTGGAAATGGTTCCTCATTTATTGGTATATATCCTTTTACAGGAACATAGAGTGCAATGCATGGTTCGTCGATAATGCTATGATTGGCTGAATAATATCCCTTCGACTTCTTTAAACTTGGTAAAATAACGTTAATATTACTATGCCTTTCAAGAAGATCATCAGCATGGCGGGCTATACATTTTCTCATCTTTTCAAGTGTATCAcgtttactgaatatatcaagtGTTTCATCTGATAACTCCCTAGTAAGTAGGATTTCGCTTTCACTGCTACATGTGTTTTGAGAAATCAAATGATATTTATAATCTTTTAGATGAATGTTTTTCGATGTATCCTTCCTAATAACAACGAAAACAATAGACACTGTGTCATCGGAATGACGATCCTCTATACAATAAGATGCCCAGACATCAATTATATCTTCTTCTGTATCCATGACTTGCTTACAAATCATACCACAAATATTAGAAAGTGTTTGAGACCGTCTTCCGAGATTGCGACATGCTATGTGGAGTTCTCTGTTGGATGGTAGAACATTTTGATGTAATAAGTGTTCCACATTTGTATCATAAGCCCAAAGACATGTTTTATCAGGGGTTTGCTCAGGACTACCtgaaatgtatttacaaaaaatcCATTCCATACACCTTTCCAGTCTATTTgtatagaaaatgtttcaaagaGAAAATAGGAGCTTCCAGTAGGTATTGTTGACTATAAATGTACAAAATTGACATTTAAAAAGCGTTCACATTCAGATGCCGCTGAaagcatttttttccaaatttggtGACAGCATATCTGTTTAATGTGTTGGTTGCCAGATGCAATCATGCAAATTCAGAATTATGTGTAAGAAAATAGTTAGAACCGAACTCCTTCGGTAGTACAACTTTAAAATATAGACATGTCTACAGTAAGATGCCAAGACATCAACTACTAGTATATCTTCTGCTGTGTCCATAACTTGctaaaaatcatatcataaatgtcagaaaatgtttcGGACCGTCTCTCAAACTTATGGTTTTCTATGTTAATTCTCTGTTAGATGGTAGAACATCGTTTACTTCTGAGTAACACTCAGTTGTGccatgaaatgaaatattacattCGGCCGAAACACATTCTTCGTCAAGGAATTCTTTAGAATCACCTGAAATATATTTACAGACATTATACAGAATATGCCTACCTATTAGCAAATAAGCttttataacatgaaaaataGAAGTTTCTTTAATAAATATCTTACAGTGTTGGTTGTCTGATTCACCCATGCAAATATTAGGATACTTGAAAAAGGTATTAGTAAAAACTTACTTCCTGGTAGTGCAAAAATAACATATGGAAATCTCTACTGCAACGAATGAAGTAAACTTTGTTATTGCCAAATAAAAGCATTCAATTCTAGTATAAATGATAAATGTGAAAAACAAAACTATTGCCAAACAATTAAGGTTCCCTACCGAAACGGGCATTTTTCGTATTTGCTGCTATTGGAACCACATGTTTTAGATTGAGACATAACTGAAGATCATGCAGTTTCTTCAGATAAACTACATTTAGTAAGGTTACATGAAAAAAATGTGCGTCTGTACGTTAAATGTTAACAAACAATATCTTTGGGCTGACAGATGGACTGACAGGCAGACGGACTAACGGATAAAGGCATACATTAAAATTATTTGTCTATTCTACATATTGCTTTCTATCTATATCTCAGGTTTCATAAAATTATTCTGAACGTTGTAGTAGAATCAACATTTACCATTTGAAAAAATGGTCAAATAGAGGAAATAAATGTGTGCATTTATCCAGATTGTCTTCTGCCCATatcccaaatttcatgaaaaactttATTGTACTGTTTAGGTTTTCGCAGAATCAAAATGAGGTGTCATACGTTTTGACAATTTTTAGCCATAACAACCATATAAATTGCTATATCAGCAGAATAAAAAAGGTTGCATATTGTCTTTATCGCAACTATCCATATTATGTccaattttacaaaaaacattttttgtattattttgttggACTATTCGTAACTATAGCAACCACAATTACCAAAACAAAagctgtaataaaataaatagcagctcaaaacatttatattagcGTCTCTCCATGTTTCATGCTTTGCTTAAAAATCATACTATAAATATCAGGAGATATCTCGGACCGTATTACGAAATTACGGTTTTCTGTGTGGAGTTCTCTGTAAGATGGTAGAATATGTTTTGCTTCCGAGTAGCATATTTAGCCAAATGACATATTTCACGAAAGTATGTTAGAAATAACCGGAAATTTATTTACCAACATTCTATAATATACGCCCGGCTGTTTGCAAATCAACTTTATTAATATGAGAAACAGAAGACGATTTAACAAATATATTGCAATGTTGGTTAATCTATGGCATGCAGATACTGATCGAGTAACGTATTAAAAGATACTAATGGTTAAAATTTACTTCCCTCGGTAGTACAACAATAACATATGGAAATCTCTACTGAAACTTGGTTATTGCCAAAGCAAGGCCTTCACGTCAAGTATACGTGATTaaaggcatgaagggggcaattagccggatatgcctccgtggtccactcgaatgtagtccatatcaatatatagtgcaaatttcccgcctagtaaaggccattttcgtgccagatataagctttattgatgcttgattgtaaaaagggatgtccgcagatgattttaagctacgttatatgcttcaaaagtctTGTAAACTGAAAGTggaagtaggtatttcctgatgtctacctacgcaatattagcgttttcatcacgtgtctcagtcccgtgaccatggtttcactgcattatggtcaaccccatattttttgggtatattttgattgcctaaagacagaccttcaagacaagggtagtctcgcaggaagtgaaaggctagaaatcttgataaaaatacagtgcattcgcgatgctacgaatcgcaatttaacgaatcaccggtatactacgaaaaggtgctgtggtcccggctgctttccttcttatttctatgtaacaaagtcgcggttttacgaaaacgcaatttcacgaaaaatgcgttcctacgaatgtattgttatgcctttaatgcctgttttcaacttgttttaattgcgattttacgaatgtatcgtctaagttttcacactttccataacggcgtgaaaataCTTCAGGGTGAAAAGTGTCACTATCTtttagctgggcgtaaacagtgattaaagtgtgaaaacttagtaattaaatgaaacacatgttgtacactatgacacaagttagTGATTAATGTTTTCTCCTATATCTATCCGATCGGATGGCATACAAGtcacttgcttcgatatctatacgtctcaaacaacaactgcataaagaaaataaaacaatattttaagcctgatcgtctgtatattgtcgttttattataccaaacaattcagtaaagggtaactgagggtatcggaatatgcaattgCGATTTGTTTTCTTGTGCAACaatgtatagcgaaatttcctatgctacgctcgaacgaaaatgagatattacgaaaaaaacggccggtcccttggcttttcgtaggatcgcgattgtactgtatgttataagttgttaattttatatagaacatagtagcggaggcatttaataccttcatacctaaatgttaaaacaaaagcATCTGAGTTTCCCTATCGGAACGGCCATTTAACATATTTACTGCTATGGGAATCACATGTTTAAGATTGAAACATAGCTGAGAAACATGCATATTCTCCAGATAAATTACAATTAgtaaggtttcatgaaaacatgtACGTTTCTACTTTGAAAGTTgacaaataatttatattttgtggCTGACAGATGAAGAGAAAACATAAGAACTGATCAAAGgaacaaattaaaatgatttttttattctaCATATTACTTATTTCTATCTATATTCGATTTCTCtaaagttttcttttctttaaatattatgtAGAATCAACATTCACCATTAAATTTTGTAACCGACTGAATAGAATAACAGAGAATACAGAAGTGTATGTTTGCCCCGATTGTCTTCTACTTATTTACAAACTTTTATCTTCTAATCTAAGCtagctctgcacgtttgataaccGGAAGAAATGGCacaacgtcatttatccggaaaacgtagaataaaggttacattctaccaattcaattccttatttatttcatattaataaaaaaagtatttagacctcattttcagcactttagagcatttcaatgatatgaaaaccatatatggtcatttagtataacatgtcttcttatcaaaaatagaacaagaggaccatgatggtcctgaatcgctcactgtCCCACATGAATGAGTATACGTCGTTCTTTCTATAATTTCATTACTAGTTctgacttgacctagatatcatcaagataaaaattctgaccaattttatgaaaGTCCATGAAAaaatggctctagagaggtcacaaggttttgctattattttacataatgacctagtttttaaaggcatgtgacctagttttgtacttgacctagatatcatcaaggtgaacattctcaccaattttcatgaagatctcatgaaaaatatggcctacagagaggtcacaaggtttttctatttttagacctactgacctagtttttgaccgcagttgatccagtttcaaacttgacctaaatatcatcaaggtgaacattctcaccaattttcatgaagatccattgaaatatatggcctctagagagtcaaaagggttttctatgtttagacctagtgacctagtttttgaccgcagttgacccggtttcaaacttgacctagatatcatcaacgtgaacattcaaccaactttcatacagatccatgaaaaatatggcctctagagtggtcacaaggtttttctattttagatctatgacctagtttttgaccgcagttgacccagtttcgaaagtaactagatatcatcaagttgaacattcaggaTCAATTTTCATACTAGAtcccccatgaaaaatatgacctttagagaggtcacaagtgttatcaattttatttggacctactgaccaagtttttaatgCCACTGACCCacctttcgaacttgacctagatatcatcaagataaacattcagaccaactttcatacaaatcccatgaaaagtatggctcttagagaggtcacaaagtattttttattatttgacctactgacctagctttttaaggtacgtaacccagtttcaaacttgatctagatatcattaaggtgaacattctgaccaattttcatgaagatccattcacaagtatggcccctagagaggtcacaatgtttttctatttttagacctactgacctagtttttgaccgcagttgacccagtttcgaaagtgatctagatatcatcaagatgaacatccagactaattttcatacagatcccacgaaaaatatggcctttagaggggtcacaaggtttttctattatttgacctactgacctagtttttgaaggcacgtgacccactttcgaactggacctagatatcatcaaggtgaacattctcaccaattttcatgaagatctcatgaaaaatatggcctacagagaggtcacaatgtttttctatttttagacatactgacctagtttttgaccgcagttgatccagtttcaaacttgacctaaatatcatcaaggtgaacattctcaccaattttcatgaagatccattgaaatatatggcctctagagagtcaaaagggttttctatgtttagacctagtgacctagtttttgaccgcagttgacccggtttcaaacttgacctagatatcatcaacgtgaacattcagaccaactttcatacagatcccatgaaaaatatggcctctagagtggtcacaaggtttttctatttttagatctactgacctagtttttgaccgcagttgacccagtttcgaaagtaatctagatatcatcaagttgaacattcagatcaattttcatacagatcccatgaaaaatatgacctttagagaggtcacaaggtttttctattatttgacctactgacctagtttttgaaggcacgtgacccactttcgaacttgacctagatatcatcaagataaacattcagaccaactttcatacaaatcccatgaaaagtatggcctctagagaggtcacaaagtattttttattatttgacctactgacctagctttttaaggtacgtaacccagtttcaaacttgatctagatatcattaaggtgaacattctgaccaattttcatgaagatccattcacaagtatggcctctagagaggtcacaatgtttttctatttttagacctactgacctagtttttgaccgcagttgacccagtttcgaaagtgatctagatatcatcaagatgaacattcagaccaattttcatacagatcccacgaaaaatatggcctttagaggggtcacaaggtttttctattatttgacctactgacctagtttttgaaggcacgtgacccactttcgaactggacctagatatcatcaaggtgaacattcagaccaactttcatacagatcccatgaaaaatatgacctctagagaggtcacaaggtttttctattatttgacctactgactagtttttgacggcacgtgacccactttcgaactttacctagatatcatcaagatgaacactctgaccaattttcatgaagatctcatgaaatttatggcctctagagaggtcacaaggtctttctatttttagacctactgacctagtttttgactgcaagtgacccagtttcgaacttgacctagatatcatcaagatgaacattcagaccaactttcatacagatcccatgaaaaatatggcctttagagaggtcacaaggttttttattatttgacctactgactagtttttgacggcacatgacccagtttcgaacttgacctagatatcatcaagatgaacgttctgaccaattttcatgaagatcttgtgaaatatatggcctctagagaggtcacaaggtttttttatatttagacctactgacctagtttttgacggcacgtgacccagtttcgaaattgacctagatatcatcaaggtaaacattctgaccaattttcatgaagatcttttgaaatatatggcctctagagaggtcacaaggtttttctatttttagacctactgacctagtttttgacggcacatgacccagtttcgaacttgacctagatatcatcaaggtgaacattctgaccaacattaataaagatcccatgaaaaatgtgacctctagattggtcacaggcaaaagtttacggacgaacggacggacgaacggaaaaacggacggacaacgcaaaaactatatccctccgactttcgttgGGGGATAATAAGCATGGTATACACACCAAACAATTaaagtaacaatgaccttgaccttaggcctcaTTGTAAGCTTCCTCTGTTCCACGTGTGGTCTTCAGAACTCATAACTGAAGTTATTGAGCAAAAACCTTTCTTTCTATTATCACCAGGTAGTGGTGACATAGACCTTAACAGAAGTAACCTAAAATCACTCCACAAAGTTTGGTCTATATGTCTAATTCATAACTTGAGTTATTTTGCACCTAATGTGgattgtttcttttgggtttagcacatttttcaacagtatttcagttatgtaataacAGACAGCTAACCCAACCAGTGTTATCGGACtcagtaccagtactaacctgttctccactaGTATTAGTACTTCCAACATCTCCACGTGAATCAAAAGTGGAGGACAAATCTAAGCATCATACTGCTGATATGATAtttgtagatctgtgctctccatTTTAAGTTTAACAGATGGAGCAATGCAATACTCTATACAATAAACATTTAATCTAACTGAAACTTGCTAACGAAATACTTAGCCAAGGTTAGAGGCCAACAATAAAGCAACACCTTCGtgggtaggatagctctccttaggccaaaaaaaaaacaagagctgtcagtggacagcgcgcttctcagtgcttgatagtataatataagcaatgtgtaaaactttaacattacaataagcatattctaagtcgaaaaggggccataattcagtcaaaatacttgatagagttgcctcctcctttttacagactggggtcatgatggtaaacaagtatgcaaaatatgaaagcaatatctcaatggactttgaaaataattggggtggtacgcaaactttaacatttgtgtaacgctcacgctcacgccggggcgagtaggatagctcctctattcttcgaatagtcgagctaaaaagagctgtcacaggagacagcgcgctcgactatttcaatgctggatagtgaaactgggcacatctgaggaaactagagctgtcactggagtgtttaatgactccaattgtggatgaagatattgcacaatagcctgagtctatgtcaaaaatatcaatttaaagtaataagagaggtaaagataaaatgtatcaaaacactatataagtatatcctaagcaaaaaggggcataattcattaaatattggtgctagagttatgcacTTCTGTCATTGgtgagggtgatgatgttgaacaactattttaagtttgaatcaaatccattcagtaataacagagacagagtgaaagtgcaccaaaactttaacctaaaattctaagtaaaaagagggaataattaatgaaaaattggtgccagagttatgcaccttgcaccatatggtgtgggtgatgatgttgaacaactattttaagtttgaatcaaatccattcagtaataacagagacagagtgaaagtgcatcaaaactttaacctaaaattctaagtgaaaaggggaaataattcatgaaaaattggtcccagagttatgcaccttgtgtcatatgataaaggtaatgatgttgaacaattgtttaagtttgaatcaaatccattcagtaataacagagatagagtgaaagtgcaccaaaactttaacctgaaattctaagtaaaaaggggaataattaatgaaaatttgtgccataattatgcatcttgtgtcatatgatgtgggtgatgatgctgaacaactattttaagtttgaatcaaatccattcagtaataacagaggtagagtgaaagtgcaccaaaactttaacctgaaattctaagtaaaaagggggaataattcatgaaaaaatggtgccagagttatgcaccttgtgtcatatgatgtgggtgatgatgttgaacaactattttaagtttgaatcaaatccattcagtaataacagagatagagtgaaagtgcatcaaaacattaacctgaaaatctatgggataattcatgaaatattggtgcaagagttatggcccttatgtcagatgatgtggatgatgatgaggaattagtatttcaagtttgaatcaaatccatcaagtaattacagagataacttgaaaaaagagaaagtgcaccaaacctttaaccaaggtggggacgcggaaagacgccaacgccgacgccggggcaagtaggatagctctccttatacttcgtatagtcgagctaaaaattacttGTTTCCGCTAACAGCTCtgaaaaaatagggtaggtaggtaggtaaacatttaaaaaaaatttttttggggcaTCAGACCATGTGAGTACTACTCAAAGATTCTTGGTAATATCCTCTCTTAAACTTTTTTCAGTATGTAGAATTAATTCAAGTGTTACTATAgtataaaagataattaaaagGAGCATCTTTGTAGTTTCACGGGTGTTAGCAGAATAAAACAGAAATCCTATAAAAAGGTTAAATTCCCTTCCCAGACATTTATTCAAGAACTGTTGCAAAGCAGACAGTCTTTTCTGGCAGAGATTTAACACTTTGGATACAACatagaaatataaatgtttggAACTTGTAAATTTAGTATTATATATTTCTGTAAAGAAATCATCTCACGGACTTCAGTACCGGTATAATAAATCAGGCCATCAGAAATATCTACATGTTAACCTGTG carries:
- the LOC128554920 gene encoding uncharacterized protein LOC128554920 — protein: MAVYKSGDESSSGMEAALFRIEERHPEDGSFPMAFNEIQAGFDENRPLTYNSGVVCEASSISPRTEVFKYGIATGITRGSFALQGAVVRKERMEGNKHSFGYSLKNQLVVLQIGSEPFAKPGDSGALVLIEDAHHDSVAIGIVEGGIKGRVFVTPICDILRAFGCSDLKMYNFKNLKNGSPSADSGVDVDDYEAMDVNNM